Part of the Musa acuminata AAA Group cultivar baxijiao chromosome BXJ2-7, Cavendish_Baxijiao_AAA, whole genome shotgun sequence genome is shown below.
CGTACGCCCCGGCAGTCCCCCGAGGTGGGGCTGAAGTCCATGGGCACGTTGAAGCCGTCGACGAGGGAGATGTCGATGAAGTCCATGTTCTGGAACTGGTTGAGGGCGAACTCGGCCAGCGTATTGGGCGGCGTGCCGTAGGCTTGGCACTCCAGGAGGCCGCCGCAGTCGCCTGTCTGGCAGCTACCGCTGCCGCTTCCATCGAAGGAGCAGTCGGTGCGGGCCCAGACGCGGCCGCCTGTGGTGCCGGGATTGACGTTGATGGTCCAGGTCTGGCTCGGGTCGAGCTGGCGGCCACCCCCGGGGACGGCGGCGGCCCAGACAGTGAAGGAGCATTGGTTGACGATGTCGAAGGTGGCTGCATGGGAGACGACGAAGagcagggggaggaggaggaaggagaggccgCCGAGCGATGCCATTGCTGCACCAGAGAAGGCCATTGCTGCACCGGTAGGAGGAGGGAGTATATATAGAGTGCAAGGAGAGGTAGACGAAGCTTCGAGCAGTTGGCATGGAAGTGACTACTTGACAAAGATGAAGCTTACGGTTGTATGCTGATGACATCATATGTGGAAGTCTATCTCTTGTCCGTGCCATGCATGGTGGAAGGAAGTTTCGCTTAGATGCCACGACAGGAGCTAAGAACCAAATGACACAATGGACTGTGGACGTAAAAGCGTTGGCACGATACGGCCAAGGAAATAGAATAGAAAAGAGGTGCAATGGACAAAGACGAGTTGATGTGGGGTATATACTGGCGGCCAAGTCTCTTTGGCATCATTGAAGCTATCTCCACCGGTTAGGCATTTGTTTCCAAGCTGCACAGTGTTTCCACCGGTTAGGCCAAAAGTTTGTTTCCAAGCTTCACATTGACTACAGGTTCGACCTGTGTGGATGATGGGGTCGGATCACATGAGAAATAGTTGGCCAAAAGTTTGACCCTAAATTCAATACAATTCTCCTCTAGAAAATTAGTTTGATAGACGGTAAAGTTAGCTTGAGATTAACCACGATGATGGATGTATACATGAGTATTAGGATCGAGTAATACTTTATTATTATTGTGAAAAGTAGAGCCTTCGTAcgattttgttattattattattgtgttaattaattaattttattttattttttcaaaaataataaattttactaCTTATATAAAATGTTTTATGTTTGTTGCCTTCGTACGTAATTTATCAATTTACATTATAGAATATTTATATTATGATCATCAATATTAAGTATCGTTTAGCATAGAAGTTGATTGCGAGTAATCTACGAATTGGTCATTAATGGTTTATCATTTCTATGTAAACTGAGTTACATAATTGAGCCAAATAATGAAGTAGATTAAATCATGTTACACATTGAAATTGGAAAGTCAGGTTAAAAGTTCTAATTAATCTAACAATTGGCCACCCAAATTGGAACCTTTTGTTGTCCTTTTTCGATTGTTAAAAGAGCATCTCTGtctctttatttattatattaatgtttgTTTTCCTAAGAATAAATGGATTTTAACAATCAAACTTCTTTGAAGTTTATATGAAATTTACTGAATAATGTTTCAATCCTCGGGCTTTGAATCTCTAGTCAAAATAATTGGGTCTCCAAAGGCACCTTCATCCAGTTCTGTGTTCACTGCGTCAAAATCCTAATGATAGGTTGTAATTAATTAGCGTTTCAAACTTCTTTTAGGGTATTTTTTGTGAAGGGACAGGAAAGATAGTAATGAGATGTAAAATAGGATAGCAAAAGTGGTACTATGGTGCAAGGCAGCATATACAGATCTCGAGGTATCAATGATGTAAAGGGAGTCTTTGTACTTTAAGGatcaagttttgattcttgatttaTTCGAAAATTAATTTCATAGCTAAGCacttttcttctttgcttggtgaAACGCTGCGAGTGAGGAGTTGCCTTCAGTGGTTGGCAATCCAGATGAGGCTATTGTGGATGTTCCGCTCCACTGTTCACAAGCAACTTTCTTATAACAAGGGTGCGGTGGAGGTAAGCG
Proteins encoded:
- the LOC135617311 gene encoding protein P21-like, whose amino-acid sequence is MAFSGAAMASLGGLSFLLLPLLFVVSHAATFDIVNQCSFTVWAAAVPGGGRQLDPSQTWTINVNPGTTGGRVWARTDCSFDGSGSGSCQTGDCGGLLECQAYGTPPNTLAEFALNQFQNMDFIDISLVDGFNVPMDFSPTSGDCRGVRCSADINGQCPAELRAPGGCNNPCTVFKTDEYCCTSGSCGPTNYSMFFKNNCPDAYSYPKDDATSTFTCPGGTNYRVVFCP